A window of Pseudomonas alcaliphila JAB1 genomic DNA:
TGGCCAACCACGGCCTGGACCTGGTCGATGCCATGGTCATCGCCGCCGACGACAGCGCCAGCGACGAGAAGGTCGCCGAGTACGAGCGCAGCGCCTGCCCGACCTGCGGCAGCTGCTCCGGCATGTTCACCGCCAACTCGATGAACTGCCTGGCCGAGGCCCTCGGCCTAGCCCTGCCGGGCAATGGCTCCACACTGGCCACCCACAGCGACCGCGAGCAGCTGTTCCTGCGCGCCGGGCGCCTGGCGGTGGAGCTGTGCCAGCGCTACTACGGCGAGAACGACGACTCGGTGCTGCCGCGCAATATCGCCAACTTCAAGGCGTTCGAGAACGCCATGATGCTGGACATCGCCATGGGCGGCTCGACCAACACCATCCTCCACCTGCTGGCCGCCGCCCAGGAAGCCGAGATCGATTTCGACCTGCGCGATATCGACCGCCTGTCCCGCGTCGTGCCGCAGCTGTGCAAGGTGGCGCCGAACATCCAGAAGTACCACATGGAAGACGTGCACCGCGCCGGCGGCGTCTTCAGCATCCTCGGCGAGCTGGCTCGCGGCGGCCTGCTGCACACCGACGTGGCCACCGTGCACAGCCCGAGCATGGCCGACGCCATCGCCCAGTGGGACATCACCCAGACCCGCGACGAGAAGGTGCACACCTTCTTCAAGGCCGGCCCGGCCGGTATCCCCACCCAGACCGCGTTCAGCCAGAGCACCCGCTGGCCGAGCCTGGACGACGACCGCGAGAACGGCTGCATCCGCAGCGTCGAGCACGCCTACTCCCAGGAGGGCGGCCTGGCCGTGCTGTACGGCAATATCGCCCTCGACGGCTGCGTGGTGAAGACCGCCGGCGTGGATGAATCGATCCACGTGTTCGAAGGCACCGCGAAGATTTTCGAGAGCCAGGACGCCGCCGTGAAAGGCATTCTCGCCGACGAGGTCAAGGCCGGTGATGTGGTGATCATCCGCTACGAAGGCCCGAAAGGTGGCCCGGGCATGCAGGAAATGCTCTATCCCACCAGCTACCTGAAATCCAAGGGCCTGGGCAAGGCCTGCGCCCTGCTCACCGATGGCCGTTTCTCCGGCGGCACCTCGGGCCTGTCCATCGGCCACGCCTCGCCGGAAGCCGCTGCCGGCGGCGCCATCGGTCTGGTGGAAGACGGCGACAAGATCCACATCGACATCCACAATCGCACCATCCAACTGCTGGTCAGCGATGAAGAGCTGTCGCACCGCCGCCACGCCCAGGACAAGAAGGGCTGGAAGCCGGTGGAACAGCGTCCGCGCAAGGTCACCACGGCGCTCAAGGCCTACGCCCTGCTCGCCACCAGCGCCGACAAGGGCGCGGTGCGCAACAAGGCAATGCTCGACGGCTGATTCGTCAGCCTGCTACAGCGAAAAGCCCGGCCTGGTTTGCCGGGCTTTTTATTGTCGGAAGGTTTTGCATCTGACGCTGATCGCCAGCAAGCTGGCGCCTGCATCCATGCTCAGGAGCCCATCATGCGCATCGGTCTGATCGCCGACACCCACAACCTGCTGCGCCCCGAAGCGCTGGCAGCGCTGCAAGGCGTCGATCATCTGATCCATGCCGGCGATATCGGCGGGCCGCACATCCTGACCGAGCTGGAGCGCATCGCGCCGCTGTCGGTGGTACGCGGCAACAACGACCAGGAGGCTTGGGCCGATAACATTCCCGAGGCGCTGACGCTGCGCTTCGCAGACATCACGCTCTATGTCCTGCACGACCTGAAACAACTGAATATCGACCCCAGAGCGCTTGGAATCGATGTGGTAATCGCCGGTCACTCGCACAAGCCGCTGCACGAAAAGCGCAACGGAGTGCTCTATCTCAACCCCGGCAGCGCCGGGCCGCGACGCTTCAAGCTGCCCATCGGCGTGGGCATTCTGCATATCGAGGATGACCGGGCACGGGCCGAGCTGATCACGCTGGAGGTCTAATGCGGGTGCTGGAATTGGTGGGCTGAAGCGGATCGCCGCCCGGCCCACCCTACTCGATCGGGCATGGCTGTAGGGTGGGCTTCAGCCCACCATTCAAGACACCACACCAGCAAGGCAGATGAAAGAGTCCCATCCACCCTGCGGTGACATTCGACCTTGAAAAACGCCATGGGCGAAGCCATCTAGGTAGATACGGCCTTTAAGCACCGCCCCCATTCCCTACCTGATGGAGAACCCCATGACCCTCGACGAGCTCAACGCCATTCCCGGCGTGACCGCCAAACCCGACGTCGCCACTGCCGACTTCGTCTACAACCACACTATGATCCGCGTGAAGGATCTGCAGAAATCCCTGGATTTCTACACCCGCGTGCTGGGCTTCACCCTGCTGGAGAAGAAAGACTTCCCCGACGCCGAGTTCAGCCTGTACTTCCTCGCCCTGATCAATGACAAGTCGCAGATCCCGGCTGACCCGGCGGCTCGCCATCAATGGCGCAAGTCGATCCCTGGCGTGCTGGAGCTGACCTACAACTACGGCACCGAGAAAGACCCGGAATTTTCCTACCACAGCGGCAACAGCGACCCGCGCGGTTTCGGTCACCTGTGCGTGTCGGTGCCGGACATCAAGGCG
This region includes:
- the ilvD gene encoding dihydroxy-acid dehydratase; translated protein: MPDYRSKTSTHGRNMAGARALWRATGMKDEDFKKPIIAVANSFTQFVPGHVHLKDMGQLVAREIEKHGGVAKEFNTIAVDDGIAMGHDGMLYSLPSREIIADSVEYMVNAHCADAIVCISNCDKITPGMLMAALRLNIPVVFVSGGPMEAGKTKLANHGLDLVDAMVIAADDSASDEKVAEYERSACPTCGSCSGMFTANSMNCLAEALGLALPGNGSTLATHSDREQLFLRAGRLAVELCQRYYGENDDSVLPRNIANFKAFENAMMLDIAMGGSTNTILHLLAAAQEAEIDFDLRDIDRLSRVVPQLCKVAPNIQKYHMEDVHRAGGVFSILGELARGGLLHTDVATVHSPSMADAIAQWDITQTRDEKVHTFFKAGPAGIPTQTAFSQSTRWPSLDDDRENGCIRSVEHAYSQEGGLAVLYGNIALDGCVVKTAGVDESIHVFEGTAKIFESQDAAVKGILADEVKAGDVVIIRYEGPKGGPGMQEMLYPTSYLKSKGLGKACALLTDGRFSGGTSGLSIGHASPEAAAGGAIGLVEDGDKIHIDIHNRTIQLLVSDEELSHRRHAQDKKGWKPVEQRPRKVTTALKAYALLATSADKGAVRNKAMLDG
- a CDS encoding metallophosphoesterase family protein produces the protein MRIGLIADTHNLLRPEALAALQGVDHLIHAGDIGGPHILTELERIAPLSVVRGNNDQEAWADNIPEALTLRFADITLYVLHDLKQLNIDPRALGIDVVIAGHSHKPLHEKRNGVLYLNPGSAGPRRFKLPIGVGILHIEDDRARAELITLEV
- the gloA gene encoding lactoylglutathione lyase, with the protein product MTLDELNAIPGVTAKPDVATADFVYNHTMIRVKDLQKSLDFYTRVLGFTLLEKKDFPDAEFSLYFLALINDKSQIPADPAARHQWRKSIPGVLELTYNYGTEKDPEFSYHSGNSDPRGFGHLCVSVPDIKAACQRFEDLGVDFQKRLTDGRMRDIAFIKDPDGYWVEIIQFTEVI